A stretch of the Spirochaetota bacterium genome encodes the following:
- a CDS encoding glycoside hydrolase family 43 protein — translation MEIRNPILPGFNPDPSICRVGDDYYIATSTFEWFPGVQIHHSRDLVHWRLLTRVLNRVSQLDMRGDPDSGGIWAPCLTHHEGTFYLCYTDVKNFIGIWKDTHNYLVTAEDIMGPWTDPIYLNASGFDPSLFHDDDGKSYLVNMIVDHRKGKNRFGGTLLQEYSRKEKRLIGPVRNIFPGTSLGCTEGPHIYKRNGFYYLMLAEGGTGYKHAVTIARSRSITGPYEVHPHNPILTSANDAGVTLQKAGHASLVETQNGEWYIAHLASRPITEKKRCVLGRETSLQKVVWKDDWLSLHTGGNAPESAVPAPDIVSHPFPAEPVRDDFDDSTIPLCFQSLRVPMTEDWITLTARKGYLRLYGRESLASNHRQSLLARRQQAFSYTAATCLEFDPVSFQQMAGLICYYDTDRFFYLHVSHDEDIGRHIAVISRDYDVFEETAERVPLGTARVFLKADVDHERLQFSYSFDGSKWHSIGPVLDASKLSDDYSRTWGFTGAFVGICCQDLSGVRCHADFDWFEYTER, via the coding sequence GTGGAAATACGAAACCCTATCCTGCCGGGCTTTAATCCCGATCCGTCGATATGCCGCGTCGGTGATGACTACTACATTGCCACGTCGACATTCGAATGGTTTCCCGGCGTGCAGATACATCACTCGCGCGATCTCGTTCATTGGCGTCTGCTCACGCGCGTGCTCAACAGGGTTTCGCAGCTTGACATGAGGGGCGATCCGGATTCCGGCGGCATTTGGGCCCCATGTCTTACGCATCATGAAGGAACGTTCTATCTCTGTTATACCGATGTGAAGAATTTCATCGGTATTTGGAAGGACACACATAATTATCTTGTCACGGCTGAGGATATCATGGGCCCGTGGACGGATCCGATATATCTCAATGCGAGCGGCTTCGATCCGTCGCTCTTCCATGATGACGACGGGAAGAGTTATCTCGTCAATATGATCGTCGATCATCGGAAAGGGAAGAATCGATTCGGCGGAACACTGCTGCAGGAATATTCGAGGAAAGAGAAGCGGCTTATCGGTCCGGTCAGGAATATTTTCCCCGGAACATCGCTCGGCTGTACCGAAGGGCCGCATATCTATAAGCGGAACGGTTTTTACTACCTCATGCTCGCCGAGGGCGGCACCGGATACAAGCACGCGGTGACCATTGCCCGTTCCCGTTCTATCACCGGCCCGTATGAGGTGCATCCGCACAACCCCATACTCACATCGGCGAACGATGCGGGCGTTACACTGCAGAAAGCGGGGCATGCATCGCTTGTAGAAACGCAGAACGGCGAATGGTATATCGCGCATCTGGCATCGCGTCCCATCACCGAGAAAAAGCGCTGTGTGCTCGGCAGGGAGACATCGCTGCAGAAAGTCGTATGGAAGGACGATTGGCTTTCTCTCCATACCGGCGGGAACGCACCGGAGAGCGCTGTACCCGCTCCGGATATCGTATCCCATCCGTTCCCGGCAGAACCGGTGCGCGATGATTTCGATGATAGCACGATACCGCTCTGTTTCCAGTCGCTCCGTGTGCCGATGACCGAGGATTGGATAACGCTGACCGCGAGGAAGGGATATCTCAGGCTCTATGGACGGGAATCGCTTGCGTCAAATCATCGCCAGTCGCTTCTCGCCCGGCGTCAGCAGGCGTTCTCGTATACTGCCGCGACGTGTTTGGAATTCGATCCGGTCTCCTTCCAGCAGATGGCCGGGCTTATCTGTTATTATGATACCGATCGATTCTTTTATCTCCATGTATCGCATGATGAGGACATCGGCAGACATATTGCCGTTATATCGCGCGACTACGACGTGTTCGAAGAAACGGCAGAACGTGTGCCGCTCGGCACAGCGCGCGTTTTTCTTAAGGCGGATGTCGATCACGAGCGTCTTCAATTCTCATATTCATTCGATGGCTCGAAATGGCATTCGATAGGACCCGTGCTCGATGCGAGCAAACTCTCCGATGATTATTCCCGGACCTGGGGTTTTACCGGCGCGTTCGTGGGTATATGCTGTCAGGACCTTTCCGGCGTTCGCTGCCATGCGGATTTCGACTGGTTCGAATATACTGAGCGATAG